In one Chryseobacterium camelliae genomic region, the following are encoded:
- a CDS encoding shikimate dehydrogenase family protein has product MISNKKLGLIGRNISYSFSKKFFENKFQKLMLKGFSYEIFDLNEIHEVENLISTPDLLGFNVTIPYKEKIIDYLDELSDEAEKIGAVNCVLIHNEKKTGYNTDAFGFEKTLLLHKKPHQNAALILGNGGAAKAVQYVLDKLGISAVTVSRSTEINFDNLDQKTVEDHPIIIQCTPVGTFPNVNDCLKFPFEGLSKDHLVIDLIYNPNYTQFIINASEKGAKTVNGYYMLEQQAEKAWEIWNFQKK; this is encoded by the coding sequence ATGATTTCAAACAAAAAATTAGGTTTAATAGGACGCAATATTTCTTATTCTTTTTCAAAAAAATTCTTTGAGAATAAATTTCAAAAACTCATGTTGAAAGGTTTCTCTTATGAAATTTTTGATTTAAATGAAATCCATGAAGTGGAAAACTTAATTTCTACTCCTGATCTTTTAGGTTTTAATGTGACGATTCCCTACAAAGAAAAAATCATTGATTATCTGGATGAGCTTAGTGATGAAGCTGAAAAAATTGGTGCGGTAAACTGTGTCCTGATTCATAACGAAAAAAAAACCGGATACAATACAGATGCTTTCGGGTTTGAAAAAACATTGCTTCTTCATAAAAAGCCTCACCAAAACGCTGCCCTTATTTTAGGCAACGGAGGAGCTGCAAAAGCCGTACAATATGTTTTGGATAAACTCGGAATTTCCGCTGTCACTGTTTCCAGAAGTACAGAAATCAACTTCGATAATTTAGATCAGAAAACTGTTGAGGATCATCCTATTATTATTCAATGTACTCCCGTGGGAACTTTCCCGAATGTGAACGACTGCCTGAAGTTTCCTTTTGAAGGACTGTCTAAAGATCATCTGGTTATTGATTTAATTTATAATCCGAATTATACCCAATTCATCATCAATGCTTCCGAAAAAGGAGCCAAAACCGTAAACGGCTATTATATGCTGGAACAACAGGCAGAAAAAGCCTGGGAAATTTGGAATTTTCAAAAAAAATAA
- a CDS encoding endonuclease: MKRILFSLLLTFVFINVFAQIPTGYYNGTAGLTGAALKTKLNQIITNGHVDNGYSGLWTGYQTTDRDYYYENDGTILDIYSENPNGTDPYTYTYGTNQCGNYSTEGNCYNREHVVPQSLFNSNSPMVADIHFIRATDGKVNGMRSNYPYGKVGSASFTSLNGSKLGTSVSPGYSGTVFEPIDAFKGDVARMILYFVTRYETQLSGFSSGNMLGSSAFPGLQTWELNQLLAWNTLDPVSPAEIGRNNASYTYQGNRNPYIDHPEYVDQIWGTPVVDNQAPTSPTNLAASNPTSNSISLSWTAATDNVGVAGYDIYFSNGTFYATVTGTTATVQGLTPSTIYTFYVIAKDAAGNSSPQSNTATETTLAGQPGGGSCGTEDFSNIPAAASSYATQTWTNNGITWNATDARTDQSIIDNSNNKAITIRNGNLTSSTLSGGIQSLTVTAALKFSGSSSSLNVEINGVQVGTIPYTATSSTPVTINNINVSGNVVIKIANPTTGNRVAIDDLSWTCYNSLATTEASKEKAFSIYPNPVKNNQLFVKGENLNKISKAEVIDLSGKLIQVIQHPFKNSNKIDLTSLSKGVYLLKTDTKTTKFIVE, from the coding sequence ATGAAACGAATATTATTTTCTTTGCTGTTAACATTTGTGTTTATTAATGTATTTGCACAAATTCCGACAGGATATTATAACGGTACAGCAGGACTTACCGGTGCTGCTTTGAAAACAAAACTTAATCAAATCATCACCAATGGTCACGTTGACAATGGCTATAGTGGATTGTGGACTGGCTATCAAACGACCGATCGTGATTATTATTATGAAAATGACGGAACTATCTTAGATATTTATTCTGAAAATCCTAATGGTACAGACCCTTACACTTATACTTACGGAACCAATCAATGCGGTAATTACAGCACAGAAGGCAACTGCTACAACAGGGAACACGTAGTGCCCCAAAGCTTATTCAACAGCAATTCTCCGATGGTTGCAGACATCCATTTCATCAGAGCCACCGATGGAAAGGTAAACGGAATGAGATCTAACTACCCTTACGGAAAAGTAGGTTCTGCTTCTTTTACTTCTTTAAATGGTTCTAAGCTGGGAACTTCCGTTTCTCCTGGATATTCCGGAACGGTCTTCGAGCCGATTGACGCTTTTAAAGGAGACGTCGCAAGAATGATTCTTTATTTTGTAACCCGATATGAAACACAACTGTCCGGATTCAGCTCCGGTAATATGCTTGGAAGTTCAGCTTTTCCGGGTCTTCAAACCTGGGAGCTTAATCAATTATTAGCTTGGAATACATTAGATCCTGTTTCTCCTGCCGAAATCGGAAGAAACAATGCTTCTTATACGTATCAGGGAAACAGAAACCCTTACATCGATCATCCGGAATATGTGGACCAGATCTGGGGAACACCGGTTGTAGATAATCAAGCTCCTACATCTCCTACCAATTTAGCTGCCAGCAACCCAACCAGTAATTCAATTTCTTTAAGCTGGACTGCTGCTACAGACAATGTAGGAGTAGCAGGCTATGATATTTATTTTTCTAACGGAACTTTTTATGCTACCGTAACAGGAACAACCGCTACAGTTCAGGGATTAACACCTTCTACAATCTATACATTCTATGTTATTGCCAAAGATGCCGCAGGAAATTCATCACCACAAAGTAATACGGCAACGGAAACAACTCTTGCTGGGCAACCGGGAGGAGGAAGCTGTGGAACTGAAGACTTCAGCAATATTCCTGCCGCCGCTTCAAGTTACGCCACTCAAACCTGGACCAATAACGGAATTACATGGAACGCAACCGATGCAAGAACAGATCAAAGCATTATTGATAATTCTAATAACAAAGCTATTACGATAAGGAACGGAAACCTTACCAGCTCTACCCTTTCCGGAGGAATTCAAAGCCTGACCGTTACCGCTGCCTTAAAATTCTCTGGAAGCTCAAGCAGTCTTAATGTTGAAATCAACGGGGTTCAGGTAGGAACTATTCCTTATACAGCTACTTCATCAACTCCTGTTACCATCAACAACATCAATGTAAGTGGAAATGTCGTGATAAAAATTGCTAATCCAACTACCGGAAACAGAGTGGCAATCGATGACCTGAGCTGGACTTGCTACAACAGTTTAGCAACTACTGAAGCTTCGAAAGAAAAAGCATTCAGCATTTACCCTAACCCTGTAAAAAACAACCAACTGTTTGTAAAAGGTGAAAACTTAAATAAAATTTCTAAAGCAGAAGTTATTGATCTCTCAGGAAAGCTTATTCAGGTAATTCAGCATCCTTTTAAGAACTCCAACAAAATAGATCTTACATCTTTATCAAAAGGAGTTTACCTGCTGAAAACAGATACCAAGACAACAAAATTCATTGTAGAATAA
- a CDS encoding ABC transporter permease: MKNIAFYIASRYLLAKKGSTAITFITWLAVSAMAVAVTAMFVIISVFSGLEDFNKDLVANLHADLTLKSRSGKTIKNLQQAEDVLKKNKDILNFSKVIEEKVYINYSGKGDIAYLRGVDSAYTKVNPIDKSIFYGTYPNFKYSNEVLMEHSLKNRLSIPVDSTADFATIFMPKPGTGIITKEEDIYNKKNIFVTGIFPGNEQLNNYIIAPIELTEELLDLPKKSAYQIVVKLKKPENADLVKQNLVSQLGKTIEIKTKEEENAAFWKMINTEKLFIYLIFALVIFITTFNLAGAIIILQLDKKEQARSLVSLGFPLAHLRKTYFYTGVLIVTLGIISGLILGTLLCYFQLYTEFFKAIGTLPFPIKIVGNNYIIVTLTASVFGILISWFFSKIGKGYITKS; the protein is encoded by the coding sequence TTGAAGAACATTGCATTTTATATCGCATCCAGATACCTTTTAGCAAAAAAAGGGAGCACTGCTATTACGTTTATCACGTGGCTTGCTGTGAGTGCGATGGCGGTAGCTGTGACTGCAATGTTCGTGATCATTTCTGTCTTCTCCGGGCTTGAAGATTTCAATAAAGACCTTGTTGCCAATCTGCATGCCGATCTTACTTTAAAAAGCAGGTCAGGAAAAACCATCAAAAATTTACAGCAGGCTGAAGATGTTTTAAAAAAGAACAAGGATATTCTAAACTTTTCAAAAGTTATAGAAGAAAAAGTATACATTAATTATAGTGGAAAAGGAGATATCGCCTATTTACGAGGGGTGGATTCCGCCTATACGAAAGTAAATCCTATTGATAAAAGTATCTTCTACGGAACTTATCCCAACTTTAAATATTCGAATGAGGTGCTCATGGAGCATTCTCTAAAAAACAGGCTCTCCATCCCTGTAGATTCTACGGCAGATTTTGCTACGATTTTCATGCCTAAACCCGGAACAGGGATTATCACTAAAGAGGAAGACATCTATAATAAAAAGAATATTTTCGTAACAGGTATTTTTCCGGGGAATGAGCAGCTTAACAATTATATTATTGCTCCCATTGAACTGACTGAGGAATTGCTGGATCTTCCTAAAAAATCGGCCTATCAGATTGTGGTTAAGCTTAAAAAGCCTGAAAATGCTGATCTGGTTAAGCAAAACTTAGTTTCACAACTTGGAAAAACAATCGAAATAAAAACAAAAGAGGAAGAAAATGCCGCTTTCTGGAAAATGATTAATACAGAAAAATTATTCATTTACCTTATTTTCGCATTGGTGATCTTCATTACAACCTTCAATCTCGCAGGTGCTATTATTATTTTGCAACTCGATAAAAAAGAACAGGCAAGATCATTGGTTTCTCTTGGATTTCCTTTAGCCCATTTAAGAAAGACTTATTTTTATACGGGAGTTCTTATCGTAACTTTAGGGATTATTTCCGGATTGATTCTAGGAACACTTTTATGCTATTTCCAGCTGTATACAGAATTCTTCAAAGCCATCGGGACACTACCTTTCCCAATCAAAATCGTTGGCAATAACTATATCATTGTCACCCTTACCGCTTCTGTATTCGGTATTCTAATTTCATGGTTTTTCTCAAAGATCGGCAAAGGCTATATTACTAAAAGTTAA
- the rbfA gene encoding 30S ribosome-binding factor RbfA: MESNRQRKVAQIIQEDFAELFRKQAANSQQSILVSVSDVKVTADLGIAKIYLSIFPQEYRTAVMKEIEENKAQYRNFIGQKMAKQVRVIPQLNFYLDTTLDDVEKLERELRGEGDNPVL; this comes from the coding sequence ATGGAAAGTAACAGACAAAGAAAAGTAGCACAGATTATACAGGAAGACTTCGCAGAGCTTTTCCGCAAACAGGCGGCCAACAGCCAGCAAAGCATTTTAGTAAGCGTTTCTGATGTAAAAGTAACGGCAGATTTGGGTATTGCTAAAATTTATTTAAGCATTTTCCCGCAGGAATATCGTACTGCGGTGATGAAGGAAATTGAAGAAAACAAAGCTCAGTACAGAAATTTCATTGGCCAGAAAATGGCAAAACAGGTGCGTGTCATTCCTCAGCTTAATTTTTATCTGGACACCACTCTTGATGATGTAGAAAAACTTGAAAGAGAACTAAGAGGCGAAGGCGACAATCCTGTTTTATAG
- the mce gene encoding methylmalonyl-CoA epimerase, translating to MKLEHIGIAVKSLGISDNLFAKLLGKESYKKETVEREGVVTSFYETGESKIELLEASNPESPISKFIDKKGEGIHHLAFGVENILEEVKRLKNEGFQFISEEPKEGADNKLVVFLHPKSTNGVLVELCQEKP from the coding sequence ATGAAGCTAGAACATATTGGTATTGCCGTAAAGTCTTTAGGAATCTCTGATAATCTTTTTGCTAAATTATTGGGAAAAGAATCTTACAAAAAAGAAACTGTAGAAAGGGAAGGTGTCGTAACCTCTTTTTATGAAACCGGAGAAAGTAAAATTGAGCTTTTGGAAGCCAGTAATCCGGAAAGCCCGATCTCAAAATTTATAGATAAAAAAGGAGAAGGGATTCATCATTTGGCATTCGGAGTAGAAAATATATTGGAAGAAGTAAAAAGATTAAAAAATGAAGGTTTTCAGTTTATCTCCGAAGAACCGAAAGAAGGTGCTGATAACAAATTAGTTGTCTTCCTACACCCGAAATCCACCAACGGAGTACTCGTAGAATTGTGCCAAGAAAAACCATAA
- a CDS encoding helix-turn-helix transcriptional regulator: protein MNDKDSLIYHFSKFVSELENRIAQRVLSELTAHSGLLGGVQPSEERLLKADELCELLHISTSHLYNLRKKFPDFPIQYFGGSPRYKLSEVEEFIKVQPLKKKK, encoded by the coding sequence ATGAATGACAAAGACTCACTAATTTATCATTTTTCAAAATTCGTTTCCGAGTTGGAAAACCGAATAGCTCAGAGAGTACTATCTGAACTAACGGCACATTCTGGCTTGCTTGGAGGTGTACAGCCAAGCGAGGAAAGGCTTTTGAAAGCCGATGAACTGTGCGAACTGCTCCACATTTCTACCTCGCATTTATATAATCTTAGAAAAAAATTCCCTGACTTCCCGATTCAATACTTCGGAGGATCACCGAGGTATAAGCTATCGGAAGTTGAGGAATTTATCAAAGTTCAACCTTTAAAAAAGAAAAAGTAA
- a CDS encoding primase-helicase family protein: MRKVKISARIIFIPWYVVDGKHVRIKTVDFLNFLVFLNIMVAKIGKEREYVLIENNIIRIIEVSDIVQMLLRWLDENFVKFEEEVPIDDVKEAFINKSSMLFDKTTLFFLKEIEFKQKFDPKDESYFYFLNTAVKVDKGGIHLIKYTDLQWLIMEEQVVKRDFFLPKKPLDKLTIPYQIFIWNIAGQDEVRYKAFMSVIGYLLHRYQDAANAKAINLLDETEETDLAEGGRGKSLFVKAIGFMVTVCALSGKDFTRNNIFAFQRVNRYTSVLLIDDAGHNLRFEVFYNRITDGFAVNVKYKQEYHIPFEESPKVVITSNHILKALAGNSTDRRRYEIELSSHYGKDLTVYDDFGHYFFTDWDQKQWDEFTLYMLSCVQLYLIEGLIEAPSIHLNERRLVSELGIEFLDFMEEELNGKTKLHKKELFSKFSKGGYVNQRYLPNQRTFTTKVKKYLEYKDIPYRETPLNTRMYFEILTEKDLKPMITIDSVDTDYRTVDTTNKLTRLVNQLQKFFSTGTDNTTKN, translated from the coding sequence ATGCGTAAAGTAAAAATATCAGCAAGGATTATCTTTATCCCTTGGTACGTGGTTGACGGAAAACATGTCAGAATAAAAACCGTTGATTTTCTGAACTTTCTGGTCTTCCTAAATATAATGGTCGCTAAAATAGGCAAAGAAAGAGAATATGTGCTTATTGAAAACAATATTATCAGAATTATTGAGGTATCAGACATTGTACAGATGTTACTCCGATGGCTGGATGAAAATTTTGTAAAATTCGAAGAAGAAGTTCCTATAGATGATGTAAAAGAGGCTTTTATCAATAAATCAAGCATGCTGTTCGATAAAACAACTCTTTTCTTCTTGAAAGAAATTGAGTTTAAGCAAAAGTTTGATCCGAAAGACGAAAGTTACTTTTATTTTCTCAATACGGCTGTAAAAGTTGATAAGGGTGGGATTCACCTTATCAAATACACCGATTTGCAATGGCTGATAATGGAGGAACAGGTTGTAAAACGTGATTTTTTCCTACCGAAGAAACCGCTTGATAAGCTTACTATTCCATATCAAATATTTATCTGGAATATCGCTGGACAAGACGAAGTAAGATACAAAGCTTTTATGTCCGTGATCGGTTATCTGCTTCATAGGTATCAGGATGCAGCCAATGCTAAAGCTATTAATCTGCTTGATGAAACCGAAGAAACTGATCTTGCAGAAGGAGGTAGAGGAAAATCACTGTTTGTCAAAGCAATTGGGTTTATGGTTACTGTCTGTGCGTTATCAGGTAAAGATTTTACACGAAACAACATTTTTGCTTTCCAAAGGGTCAACCGTTATACATCTGTTTTATTAATAGATGATGCAGGACATAACCTGAGATTTGAAGTTTTTTATAATCGGATCACTGACGGTTTTGCAGTTAATGTGAAGTATAAGCAGGAATACCATATCCCTTTCGAGGAATCCCCTAAGGTTGTTATTACCAGTAACCACATCTTGAAAGCACTCGCTGGGAACAGTACTGACAGGAGAAGATATGAGATAGAATTGAGTTCACACTATGGAAAAGATTTAACTGTATATGATGATTTCGGACATTATTTCTTTACAGATTGGGATCAGAAACAGTGGGACGAATTTACTTTGTATATGCTAAGTTGTGTTCAGCTGTATTTAATAGAAGGATTAATAGAAGCTCCATCTATCCATCTGAATGAGCGGAGATTGGTTTCTGAACTTGGAATTGAATTCTTGGATTTCATGGAAGAGGAACTCAATGGAAAAACCAAACTTCATAAGAAAGAATTGTTCAGCAAGTTTTCAAAAGGTGGGTATGTCAATCAAAGGTATCTTCCTAATCAGCGAACATTTACCACAAAGGTTAAGAAATATCTTGAATACAAGGATATTCCGTACAGAGAAACTCCTTTAAATACTAGAATGTACTTTGAAATTCTAACTGAAAAGGACTTAAAGCCAATGATTACTATTGATAGCGTTGATACCGACTACAGGACGGTT